A stretch of the Procambarus clarkii isolate CNS0578487 chromosome 47, FALCON_Pclarkii_2.0, whole genome shotgun sequence genome encodes the following:
- the LOC123755910 gene encoding protein Asterix-like — protein sequence MYRSFPTATLLQFGSGNRGPRGPEPSASTSTVVDQQTTYRSSSPATFPLKMQTSNNSSDPRRVDKIVRYKPSAQGTPGAPGEDPTTDYMNVLGMIFSMCGLMMRLKWCAWVALYCSCISFANSRVNDDTKQMLSSFMLSISAVVMSYLQNPQPMTPPWSNI from the exons ATGTACCGCTCATTTCCGACAGCAACATTGCTCCAG tttggatctggcaaccGAGGTCCCCGTGGTCCGGAACCCTCGGCCTCCACCAGCACTGTTGTGGACCAGCAGACGACATACAGGAGCAGCTCGCCAGCAACATTCCCACTCAAAATGCAGACGTCAAACAACAGCTCTGACCCACGGAGAGTGGATAAGATTGTTAG GTACAAACCATCAGCACAAGGGACTCCAGGGGCCCCTGGTGAAGATCCAACTACTGACTACATGAATGTACTAGGCATGATCTTCAGCATGTGTGGTCTAATGATGAGA TTGAAGTGGTGTGCTTGGGTTGCGCTATACTGCTCCTGCATCAGCTTTGCCAACTCGAGAGTCAATGACGATACGAAACAAATGCTCAGCAGCTTCAT GTTGTCCATTTCTGCAGTTGTGATGTCCTACCTTCAAAACCCACAGCCAATGACACCTCCATGGTCCAATATATAA